The Nostoc cf. commune SO-36 genomic sequence TCTTGCGCTATTTGCGTCTGTATTGCGGTTAGTTTCATTTTGAGCTTCAGAACGGCGACGACGACAACGTTCTGAGCAGTATTTCACATCGTCCCAACAATCTTGCCACTTTTTACGCCATGTAAAAGGACGTTGACATACTGGACAGATTTTTGTCGGTAGGTCAGATTTAGAACGAACACGTCCCATAAAAATACTGTGTATATAAGAATTTAATTTCTGAGAGAGATGGAAGATAATTATAACCAGTTTGCTACAAAGTCAGGATATCCTTAGCAAACAAATGTTTTGTCAATCTATCTTTGGAGCTATTTTTACCTATTTTTTCCAGGAATTAGGCACAATTAACGAAAAAGCGTAGACGCTTAGGCTTGCCGCAGGCTACCTCAGAGAACACAGAGAAATAAAAGTTTGAAAGGTTTTTTGCGTAAGTCCTATAAAGTTAAGTTTCGCAAAACTAGCGAATTTGATCCAAACTTCGGTTGAGCCAGTCTTCATACCAATCATAAAAACTCAAAGGCTGCTCCTCATCACTATCTGGATAAAAATCATCAGGGTTGATGTCATGGAACGCATTACAAAAAGTCAAAGAAGTAGGATATATCCCATTATCATTAGTACGGTCATCTATCCAAATTTTTCCTGGCTGCTCTCCGGTAACAACTAAACATTGCATAAATTCCACAACCATAATTTGTCATAGTGAGAGTACCATGAATAAACTTATCATCAACATAAGCATCACGGTTGGCATTAAGATCCGTATTATTCTTGACAATCAAATCTAAATTATTCCAGGCTTCTGTCAAAGGAAATGGTTTAGAAAGAATCTCGTATTTTTCTTGGTATAGTTTCTCTGGAATCACATCTTCATACTCAATTCCCAACAATACAGATAACCCGTATCCTGGGCCAGCACCACCATTACCAACTTCTAAGAGAAAGTTTCGATATTCGCCTGGTAGTATAATATTGTATCTGGACTCAAACACTTGAATATCTTTGTTACTCAAGCAAGGTTTAAATTGATATTGGTGTGATTCTGAGCCAAAAACCTCAAATGTAGCGTCTAAAATAGCTAATTGAGTTAACTTTTTCTTTAATTGTAAAACTTTATTCATTATGCGCTCCAGAATTTGATGGTGGCGCTGCCATATTTTAGATATGGGTCGCTTTTTGCGTCTATGCTGATGGTGAAGCCAGAGGTAGTATTAAGAGAAGAATGAATTAAGCTTTGCTCGTAATGACTCTGGCTGAAACTCCGAACTACAAAAATTCTAGCAATCCTTTTCTCTTCCCTCAACTACGAAAGCGCCTTAGAATCTCTAGGCGATGACTACTACGATGAGGTTGCAGCAGCAGAATTCCCCCAACACATCCTGCGTTGGCGCAATGATGAACTATTACCCCGTTTCGGTCTAGACCACCAAATAGTCAAAGACGAAGA encodes the following:
- a CDS encoding DUF2256 domain-containing protein, giving the protein MGRVRSKSDLPTKICPVCQRPFTWRKKWQDCWDDVKYCSERCRRRRSEAQNETNRNTDANSARD
- a CDS encoding SMI1/KNR4 family protein; its protein translation is MNKVLQLKKKLTQLAILDATFEVFGSESHQYQFKPCLSNKDIQVFESRYNIILPGEYRNFLLEVGNGGAGPGYGLSVLLGIEYEDVIPEKLYQEKYEILSKPFPLTEAWNNLDLIVKNNTDLNANRDAYVDDKFIHGTLTMTNYGCGIYAMFSCYRRAARKNLDR